Proteins encoded together in one Chelonoidis abingdonii isolate Lonesome George chromosome 1, CheloAbing_2.0, whole genome shotgun sequence window:
- the LOC116824190 gene encoding olfactory receptor 52R1-like isoform X2, giving the protein MSDSNKTNFTNPSTFILLGIPGLEAAHIWISIPFCTMYAIDVLGNFIILFIVKTEQSLHGPMYYFVCMLAVTDLLLSTATVPKMLSNFWFNSREIDVSARITQMYFVHCFSVMESGILVAMALDHYVAICEPLRHSTILTNCVVSKIGLALVMRGIMLILPYPFLASQWPYCRTNIIPHTYCEHMAVVKLACGDTHVSSYYGLFMVLCVKGLDMIFIAVSYTQILRAIFSLPTKDASLKTLGTCSSHLCSILAFYIPFRFSSLTHRFGHNVPLHFHVLLANVYLLVPPMLNPIIYGVRIKQIRGRVPWLFTHKGT; this is encoded by the coding sequence ATGTCAGATTCCAACAAAACCAACTTCACCAACCCCTCTACCTTCATCCTGCTGGGCATTCCTGGCCTGGAGGCGGCCCACATCTGGATTTCCATCCCTTTCTGCACCATGTACGCCATCGATGTCTTGGGGAACTTCATCATCCTGTTCATCGTGAAGACGGAGCAGAGCCTCCATGGGCCCATGTACTATTTCGTCTGCATGCTGGCCGTCACCGACCTGCTCCTGTCCACAGCCACAGTGCCCAAAATGCTGAGTAActtctggttcaattccagggAGATCGACGTCAGTGCCCGCATCACCCAGATGTACTTCGTTCACTGCTTCTCAGTGATGGAGTCTGGGATTCTCGTCGCCATGGCTTTGGATCACTATGTGGCCATCTGTGAGCCCCTGAGACATTCCACCATCCTGACAAACTGTGTCGTTTCCAAAATTGGCCTGGCCCTGGTGATGCGTGGCATCATGCTCATATTGCCCTATCCCTTCCTGGCGAGTCAGtggccatattgcagaaccaacatcatcCCCCACACGTACTGTGAGCACATGGCTGTGGTGAAGCTGGCCTGTGGAGACACCCACGTCAGTAGTTACTATGGCCTCTTTATGGTACTCTGTGTGAAGGGTCTGGATATGATTTTTATCGCTGTGTCCTATACCCAGATCCTCAGGGCCATCTTCAGCCTCCCCACAAAGGATGCCAGCCTCAAGACTTTGgggacctgcagctcccacctctgtTCCATCTTAGCCTTTTACATCCCATTTCGCTTCTCCTCCCTCACACATCGGTTTGGCCATAATGTGCCCCTGCATTTCCATGTTCTCCTTGCCAACGTGTACCTCCTGGTGCCCCCCATgctaaaccccatcatctacgGGGTGAGGATCAAACAGATCCGGGGCAGGGTGCCCTGGCTCTTTACTCATAAAGGGACCTGA
- the LOC116824190 gene encoding olfactory receptor 52R1-like isoform X1, with translation MLVPKLSSYNPSTFILLGIPGLEAAHIWISIPFCTMYAIDVLGNFIILFIVKTEQSLHGPMYYFVCMLAVTDLLLSTATVPKMLSNFWFNSREIDVSARITQMYFVHCFSVMESGILVAMALDHYVAICEPLRHSTILTNCVVSKIGLALVMRGIMLILPYPFLASQWPYCRTNIIPHTYCEHMAVVKLACGDTHVSSYYGLFMVLCVKGLDMIFIAVSYTQILRAIFSLPTKDASLKTLGTCSSHLCSILAFYIPFRFSSLTHRFGHNVPLHFHVLLANVYLLVPPMLNPIIYGVRIKQIRGRVPWLFTHKGT, from the coding sequence CCCTCTACCTTCATCCTGCTGGGCATTCCTGGCCTGGAGGCGGCCCACATCTGGATTTCCATCCCTTTCTGCACCATGTACGCCATCGATGTCTTGGGGAACTTCATCATCCTGTTCATCGTGAAGACGGAGCAGAGCCTCCATGGGCCCATGTACTATTTCGTCTGCATGCTGGCCGTCACCGACCTGCTCCTGTCCACAGCCACAGTGCCCAAAATGCTGAGTAActtctggttcaattccagggAGATCGACGTCAGTGCCCGCATCACCCAGATGTACTTCGTTCACTGCTTCTCAGTGATGGAGTCTGGGATTCTCGTCGCCATGGCTTTGGATCACTATGTGGCCATCTGTGAGCCCCTGAGACATTCCACCATCCTGACAAACTGTGTCGTTTCCAAAATTGGCCTGGCCCTGGTGATGCGTGGCATCATGCTCATATTGCCCTATCCCTTCCTGGCGAGTCAGtggccatattgcagaaccaacatcatcCCCCACACGTACTGTGAGCACATGGCTGTGGTGAAGCTGGCCTGTGGAGACACCCACGTCAGTAGTTACTATGGCCTCTTTATGGTACTCTGTGTGAAGGGTCTGGATATGATTTTTATCGCTGTGTCCTATACCCAGATCCTCAGGGCCATCTTCAGCCTCCCCACAAAGGATGCCAGCCTCAAGACTTTGgggacctgcagctcccacctctgtTCCATCTTAGCCTTTTACATCCCATTTCGCTTCTCCTCCCTCACACATCGGTTTGGCCATAATGTGCCCCTGCATTTCCATGTTCTCCTTGCCAACGTGTACCTCCTGGTGCCCCCCATgctaaaccccatcatctacgGGGTGAGGATCAAACAGATCCGGGGCAGGGTGCCCTGGCTCTTTACTCATAAAGGGACCTGA